From one Luteolibacter sp. SL250 genomic stretch:
- a CDS encoding sulfatase, with protein sequence MKPGKLLLSLLLFPWVGTLQAAPPNVVIIFADDMGYGDLGCYGSTKNRTPNLNRLAAEGLRSERFYVAQPVCSASRAALMTGCYPSRVGIQGALGPKAKTGLNPEETTIAEVVKQKGYATAAVGKWHLGDAAPMLPLDQGFDHYLGLPYSNDMWPLHPEANKRRAAFPPLPLLEDRGMKIPEVTAEEQKQLTTWYTERAVEFIRGNKAKPFFLYVAHSMPHVPLFTSGRSKSPEGAYADVIEEIDWSVGEVMGALKETGVDGNTLVIFTSDNGPWLNYGDHSGVATPLREGKGTVWEGGVRVPFIARYPGKIPVGTVGREPMMTIDLLPTIAGLVGAELPPRKIDGMDVLPLLTGKAGAKSPHDAYFFYYKQNELHAVMSGDWKLYLPHQYRTLGGKPGGRDGKPVPYEQRNITSPELYNVATDISEEKDVAAGNPELVERLLALAEKARKDLGDSLTGTRGEGVRPPGRME encoded by the coding sequence ATGAAACCCGGAAAACTCCTGCTGTCGCTGCTTCTGTTCCCGTGGGTTGGTACCCTGCAGGCAGCACCGCCGAATGTCGTCATCATCTTCGCGGACGACATGGGCTACGGGGATCTGGGTTGCTATGGATCCACGAAAAACCGCACGCCGAACCTCAACCGCCTCGCCGCCGAAGGCCTGCGCTCGGAACGCTTTTATGTGGCACAACCGGTCTGCTCCGCATCGCGGGCGGCGCTGATGACGGGATGCTATCCCAGCCGGGTGGGAATCCAGGGAGCCCTGGGGCCGAAAGCGAAGACCGGGCTGAACCCGGAGGAAACCACCATTGCCGAGGTGGTGAAGCAGAAGGGATATGCGACCGCTGCGGTGGGCAAGTGGCATTTGGGGGATGCCGCCCCGATGTTGCCGCTGGACCAAGGCTTCGATCATTATCTGGGGCTGCCCTATTCGAACGACATGTGGCCGCTCCATCCGGAGGCGAACAAGCGGAGGGCGGCATTTCCTCCGCTGCCGTTGTTGGAAGACCGGGGCATGAAGATCCCGGAAGTGACGGCGGAGGAACAGAAACAACTGACCACCTGGTACACGGAGCGCGCGGTGGAGTTCATCCGCGGGAACAAAGCGAAGCCGTTTTTCCTCTATGTCGCCCACAGCATGCCGCACGTGCCCCTGTTCACCAGTGGCCGGAGCAAGTCACCGGAAGGGGCCTATGCCGATGTGATCGAAGAGATCGACTGGTCGGTGGGGGAGGTGATGGGTGCGTTGAAGGAAACGGGAGTGGACGGGAACACGCTGGTCATTTTCACCTCGGACAACGGACCGTGGCTGAATTATGGCGATCATTCCGGAGTGGCGACGCCGCTGAGGGAAGGCAAAGGAACGGTGTGGGAGGGGGGCGTGCGGGTGCCGTTCATCGCCCGATATCCCGGGAAAATTCCGGTGGGGACGGTGGGTCGGGAGCCGATGATGACCATTGACCTGCTGCCCACCATCGCCGGATTGGTCGGGGCGGAACTTCCCCCACGGAAGATTGACGGGATGGATGTTCTTCCTCTGCTCACCGGCAAGGCCGGGGCGAAGAGTCCCCATGACGCCTATTTCTTCTACTACAAGCAGAACGAACTGCACGCCGTGATGAGCGGGGACTGGAAGCTCTACCTGCCCCACCAGTACCGCACGCTCGGCGGAAAGCCGGGCGGCAGGGACGGCAAGCCGGTGCCGTATGAACAGCGGAACATCACCAGCCCTGAGCTCTATAACGTGGCCACGGACATCAGCGAGGAGAAGGATGTGGCAGCCGGGAATCCGGAGTTGGTGGAGCGGTTGCTCGCCCTCGCGGAAAAGGCACGGAAGGACCTGGGCGACTCCCTCACCGGCACGCGCGGGGAAGGTGTCCGTCCGCCGGGCAGGATGGAGTGA
- a CDS encoding sulfatase: MFVTRAITAVAALLCIFQPANAQPKPQPPNILVIIADDCTYSDLSFHGGENSRTPHLDRLASQGMVFDRAYLSMAMCAPSRSELYTGRFPLRNGCAWNHAPAREGTRSITHHLGEQGYRVGLAGKSHVNPASVFAFEDVPGFDGNCVRNPTRPHDLAGVRSFTTRKPDQPFCLVVALTEPHVPWVMGDASAYPPASIKLPPNLADTPRTREAFSSYLAEITYMDGQVGELLRLLDDTGLEENTLVLFTSEQGAQFPGHKWTNWDSGLHTSLVARLPGSIAAGSRTPAVVQYADVVPTLIDLAGAKPDNAAFDGTSFLPVLKGTANRHRDRAYGLHNNYPEGPPYPIRSITDGDWRYIRNLRPDRTYIEKHLMGLENNYWGSWLSHSTERPAILHLVERYLHRPAEELYHTAADRFELANLAADPAHAETKARLSAALDLSMVDQRDPGASLDTPEAFKAAESGKPAFPGKP; this comes from the coding sequence ATGTTCGTCACACGCGCCATCACCGCGGTCGCAGCGCTCCTCTGCATCTTCCAGCCCGCCAACGCGCAGCCGAAACCACAGCCCCCCAACATCCTCGTCATCATCGCGGATGACTGCACGTACAGCGATCTTTCCTTCCACGGTGGCGAGAACTCCCGCACGCCCCATCTGGACCGCCTGGCAAGCCAAGGCATGGTCTTCGACCGCGCCTACCTCAGCATGGCCATGTGCGCCCCCAGCCGCTCCGAACTGTACACCGGACGGTTTCCGCTGCGTAACGGCTGCGCCTGGAACCACGCGCCCGCCCGCGAAGGCACCCGCAGCATCACCCACCACCTCGGAGAGCAGGGTTACCGCGTCGGCCTCGCGGGAAAAAGCCACGTGAATCCCGCGTCCGTCTTCGCCTTTGAAGACGTCCCTGGCTTCGATGGGAACTGCGTCCGCAACCCCACCCGGCCGCACGATCTCGCCGGCGTCCGGAGCTTCACCACGCGAAAGCCAGACCAACCCTTCTGCCTCGTCGTAGCCCTGACCGAACCGCATGTCCCGTGGGTGATGGGAGATGCTTCCGCCTACCCGCCCGCCTCCATCAAGCTGCCGCCCAACCTCGCGGACACGCCCCGCACGCGTGAGGCCTTTTCCAGCTACCTGGCGGAGATCACCTACATGGACGGCCAGGTCGGCGAACTGCTGCGCCTGCTGGATGATACCGGCCTCGAGGAAAACACGCTCGTCCTCTTCACCAGCGAGCAGGGCGCCCAGTTCCCGGGACACAAGTGGACGAACTGGGACAGCGGTCTCCACACCTCCCTCGTCGCCCGGCTCCCCGGCAGCATCGCCGCCGGAAGCCGCACTCCGGCCGTCGTCCAATATGCCGACGTCGTCCCCACCCTGATCGACCTCGCCGGAGCGAAGCCGGACAACGCCGCCTTCGATGGCACCAGCTTCCTCCCGGTTCTCAAGGGAACCGCCAACCGCCACCGCGACCGCGCCTACGGCCTCCACAACAACTACCCCGAAGGTCCACCCTACCCCATCCGCAGCATCACCGACGGCGACTGGCGTTACATCCGCAACCTCCGGCCGGACCGCACGTACATCGAGAAACACCTCATGGGCCTTGAGAACAACTACTGGGGATCCTGGCTTTCCCACAGCACGGAGCGTCCCGCCATCCTCCACCTCGTCGAGCGCTACCTGCACCGTCCCGCCGAGGAACTCTACCACACCGCCGCGGACCGTTTCGAACTCGCCAACCTCGCGGCCGACCCCGCCCACGCGGAAACCAAGGCCCGTCTCTCCGCCGCACTGGACCTCTCGATGGTCGACCAGCGCGATCCCGGTGCCTCGCTGGACACTCCGGAAGCCTTCAAGGCCGCCGAAAGCGGAAAGCCCGCCTTTCCCGGGAAGCCCTGA
- a CDS encoding aldo/keto reductase, producing MTTRRKFLTTAMLASAAATAGSTAAEKKSPDGKHYRTPVKIGMGGVALGNGFAVTPDAQADETMAAAWEAGVRFFDTSPWYGLGLSERRFGHFLDGQKRDEFVLSTKIGRLMTPDEKFKHGMWKGHLGFNYKYDYTAAGTRRSIEDSLQRMGLSSIDIVFIHDLSPDNGDMKEKWTEYFDIAAKGAMPELTKMRDEGIIKAWGFGVNRPQPILKALEISDPDIFLAATQYSLMKHEDALENLFPACDKHGVSLVIGAPLNAGFLAGLDRYDYGGTIPEGFKETREKMMKIAKNYDTDLRTAALQFTAAPSVVSATIPGARTPKQVEENMASMKAKIPPEFWEALKKEKLISANAPVPA from the coding sequence ATGACCACTCGCAGGAAATTCCTCACCACAGCCATGCTCGCCTCCGCGGCGGCGACCGCAGGCTCCACCGCAGCGGAAAAGAAATCCCCGGACGGGAAGCACTACCGCACACCGGTGAAGATCGGTATGGGCGGCGTGGCGCTCGGCAACGGATTCGCCGTCACGCCGGATGCTCAGGCGGATGAAACGATGGCCGCCGCCTGGGAGGCGGGTGTACGCTTCTTCGACACCTCACCGTGGTATGGTCTGGGCCTCAGCGAGCGCCGATTCGGCCACTTCCTCGACGGACAGAAGAGAGACGAATTCGTGCTTTCCACGAAAATCGGCCGACTGATGACACCGGACGAGAAGTTCAAGCACGGGATGTGGAAAGGCCACTTGGGTTTCAACTACAAATACGACTACACCGCCGCCGGAACCCGCCGCTCGATTGAGGACAGCCTCCAGCGCATGGGTCTCTCCTCCATCGACATCGTCTTCATCCACGACCTTTCTCCGGACAATGGGGACATGAAGGAAAAGTGGACGGAATATTTCGACATCGCCGCCAAGGGGGCAATGCCGGAACTGACCAAGATGCGGGATGAGGGCATCATCAAGGCATGGGGCTTCGGCGTGAACCGCCCGCAACCGATCCTGAAGGCACTGGAAATTTCCGATCCGGACATCTTCTTGGCCGCCACCCAGTATTCGCTGATGAAGCACGAGGACGCGTTGGAAAACCTCTTTCCCGCCTGTGACAAGCACGGCGTCTCGCTGGTCATCGGCGCACCCCTCAACGCCGGATTCCTCGCCGGGCTGGACCGCTATGACTACGGCGGAACCATTCCCGAGGGCTTCAAGGAAACGCGGGAGAAAATGATGAAGATCGCGAAGAATTACGACACCGACCTGCGCACCGCCGCCCTCCAGTTCACCGCAGCCCCTTCCGTGGTCTCCGCCACCATCCCCGGCGCACGCACGCCGAAGCAGGTGGAGGAAAACATGGCGTCGATGAAAGCGAAGATCCCGCCGGAGTTCTGGGAAGCGCTGAAAAAGGAAAAGCTGATCTCCGCCAACGCGCCCGTCCCGGCGTGA
- a CDS encoding tRNA-dihydrouridine synthase family protein, producing MIDFLPNGRPALVLAPMQDVTDLPFMRVLARRGAPDWFVTEYFRVHPDSKLNGYILRSIDENETGRPIFAQMIGRDIPALVRTAGELARHPIAGIDLNLGCPAPIVCRKDAGGGLLRDPEMVDRIIGTLRDTFPGRFTVKTRVGYHDASEFPALLEIFRRHAIDGLTIHGRTVGERYATPVHPDCVRAAVDTMTCPVIANGNVVDVETGRAYLRKTEAAGLMVGRGAIRNPWIFSQLAAAFDGLAPMIPTRRDLLEYIRDLYDEMARESIRFDPMGHVQRMKRPLVYISHGLDETFEQQIRRAKTPEEFSAICTAHLDNDEPLPAKPPVESKLFCGFEDLAVDRLSASGGGS from the coding sequence ATGATCGACTTTCTACCAAACGGCAGGCCGGCCCTGGTGTTGGCCCCGATGCAGGACGTGACCGACCTGCCCTTCATGCGCGTGCTGGCCCGGCGCGGTGCCCCGGACTGGTTCGTGACGGAGTACTTCCGCGTCCACCCGGACTCGAAGCTGAACGGCTACATCCTCCGCTCGATTGACGAGAACGAGACCGGGCGTCCGATCTTCGCCCAGATGATCGGGAGGGACATTCCCGCTTTGGTCAGGACGGCGGGGGAGCTGGCGCGGCATCCCATCGCCGGGATCGACCTCAACCTGGGCTGTCCGGCCCCCATCGTGTGCCGGAAGGATGCGGGGGGAGGGCTGTTGCGGGACCCGGAGATGGTGGACCGCATCATCGGGACGCTGCGTGACACGTTTCCGGGAAGATTCACCGTGAAGACGCGCGTCGGCTACCATGACGCCTCGGAATTTCCGGCGTTGCTCGAAATTTTCCGCCGCCACGCGATTGATGGCCTGACGATCCATGGCCGGACCGTGGGTGAGCGCTATGCCACGCCGGTGCATCCGGACTGCGTGCGGGCGGCGGTGGACACCATGACCTGCCCGGTGATCGCCAACGGCAACGTGGTGGATGTGGAGACGGGGCGGGCCTACCTGCGGAAAACAGAGGCCGCGGGACTGATGGTGGGACGGGGCGCGATCCGGAATCCGTGGATCTTCAGCCAACTGGCCGCCGCGTTCGATGGACTGGCTCCGATGATCCCCACCCGTCGCGACTTACTGGAATACATCCGGGACCTTTACGACGAGATGGCTCGGGAATCGATCCGCTTTGACCCCATGGGCCACGTCCAGCGGATGAAGCGGCCGCTGGTGTACATCAGCCACGGGCTGGATGAAACCTTCGAGCAGCAGATCCGCCGGGCGAAGACGCCGGAGGAGTTTTCCGCGATCTGCACCGCCCATCTGGACAATGATGAGCCGCTTCCGGCGAAGCCGCCGGTGGAGTCGAAGCTTTTCTGTGGATTCGAGGATCTGGCGGTGGACCGGCTCAGTGCTTCCGGCGGCGGATCGTGA
- a CDS encoding discoidin domain-containing protein, with amino-acid sequence MKPIPILLLAAALPCSAQTNHALGKPVTADSVRAGYPAANAVDGVLGDPSRWLADAAAGGHWLEIDLGTSTTLRQAHIYSGYQNEAGSPINSFSLQRWNGTAWQPIPGAAIEPNRSMGIVFQFDAPVLTTKVRLVVADTTIIRVREVALWENPTPLFTGMTGDNLPVWHPTYANLALGKPATAHASVNSGSANFAVDGEASDNSRLVAQPPSSPAGPLHVEVDLTFPLTVAEAHVHSGAASGSADAAFHLESEHDGVWTTIPGSVVTGNTNQAVRVTFNAPVTTRRIRYVPDGLGASGFSRLRELTLWESTQVPLNLGLFVGGPTVLNPTTPVALNQIGFQNGAPKRFTAINCPDGTPFHITLSTAVEPLFSGTVQGNLGDLSGFEPSAPGPYVVRVEPAGNAPGTSDPFLILDDLIGTKYLPPAIHFMNDARSVIGTHPSAFGGAPWRDGTYYSFEIPSLVHLLLTRRDVVVALPREIDWEAEKATILSPAFDGIYKELTASAGFLPAIRRYYQNYDAPRSNAPDLVKILHFGMGVTLERPATKDWSGDERPEQIHSQTVEWAAWILYAWPVLREWLPQSFYDKVRDFAFAEWGKSSGMGTTTRADDDPSSLEIDPLWHASTYGTVDKSPFKGRHAPAHSIWPNLLMYQVALREGRPDAPIYLQAAKTQTQWLIDNLDWNDPRTTKGHRMSENKTMPGLVYFLRTYPTEAPSGLAAKIEQWADIMIARSANGYDFRRYDTTDWSIPAASQKWNEPGNLAGFPACALAAASTLGHAPAKQQRLRQISWAAIDCLFGRNPLRAASPGRPVTLADGKPGGFPDVERGWPQLYTGQAAYLESARGALCSGPGSEHFPNNPDAALRHPEPWTNFNAAWNLSLAYMAADLDGTQDTHRIPLAYTGPADGDLDNDRIPDLIHHASTGLHRTFQDPVLLTGPTLEVLHNLQAYDAELTVEWTTSLRADGWHPATFSEAGDIPHNDGTLTRRWDLPAGEPKLFYRLRATR; translated from the coding sequence ATGAAACCCATCCCCATCCTCCTTCTCGCGGCCGCCTTGCCGTGTTCCGCCCAGACAAACCACGCCCTCGGAAAGCCGGTGACCGCGGACTCCGTACGGGCGGGCTACCCTGCGGCCAATGCGGTGGACGGCGTCCTTGGCGATCCGTCCCGCTGGCTCGCGGATGCGGCGGCCGGAGGGCACTGGCTGGAAATCGATCTGGGGACCTCCACCACCTTAAGGCAGGCCCACATCTATTCAGGCTACCAGAACGAGGCGGGCAGCCCGATCAACTCATTTTCGCTGCAACGATGGAACGGCACGGCTTGGCAGCCCATTCCTGGTGCCGCCATCGAACCGAACCGCTCGATGGGGATCGTCTTCCAATTTGATGCTCCCGTCCTCACCACAAAGGTCCGCCTGGTGGTCGCGGATACCACCATCATCCGCGTGCGCGAAGTCGCGCTGTGGGAGAATCCCACGCCACTTTTCACCGGTATGACCGGGGATAACCTGCCCGTCTGGCACCCGACCTATGCCAATCTCGCGCTGGGAAAACCGGCGACCGCCCACGCTTCCGTGAATTCCGGTTCCGCCAATTTCGCCGTCGATGGCGAAGCAAGCGACAACTCGAGGCTCGTCGCCCAGCCTCCTTCCTCTCCCGCCGGTCCGCTGCATGTCGAAGTGGATCTCACGTTCCCCCTCACCGTGGCGGAGGCGCATGTCCACAGCGGTGCGGCCTCCGGTTCAGCGGATGCCGCCTTCCACCTGGAGTCCGAGCACGATGGCGTCTGGACCACCATCCCCGGCAGCGTCGTCACGGGAAACACCAACCAGGCCGTGAGGGTCACCTTCAACGCTCCGGTGACCACACGGCGCATCCGCTACGTCCCGGATGGACTGGGTGCCAGCGGCTTCTCCCGGCTACGGGAGCTGACGCTGTGGGAATCCACCCAGGTTCCCCTGAATCTCGGCCTGTTCGTCGGTGGTCCCACCGTGCTGAACCCGACAACGCCGGTCGCACTGAACCAGATCGGCTTCCAGAATGGCGCACCGAAGCGTTTCACCGCGATCAACTGCCCCGACGGGACGCCGTTCCATATCACCCTTTCCACTGCAGTGGAGCCTCTGTTTTCCGGCACCGTGCAGGGTAATCTGGGGGATCTCAGCGGATTCGAACCGTCCGCACCGGGTCCCTATGTGGTGCGGGTGGAACCGGCGGGAAATGCCCCCGGGACCAGTGATCCTTTCCTGATCCTGGACGACCTCATCGGCACGAAATACCTGCCTCCCGCCATCCACTTCATGAATGACGCACGGAGCGTCATCGGCACCCACCCGAGCGCGTTCGGAGGTGCGCCGTGGCGGGACGGAACCTATTATTCCTTTGAGATCCCTTCCCTCGTGCACCTGCTTCTCACCCGGCGGGACGTGGTGGTGGCACTTCCGCGTGAGATCGACTGGGAGGCGGAAAAGGCCACCATCCTGTCGCCTGCATTCGATGGCATCTACAAGGAACTGACGGCCAGCGCCGGATTTCTCCCGGCGATCCGCCGCTACTACCAGAACTACGACGCCCCCCGCAGCAATGCCCCGGACCTGGTGAAGATCCTCCACTTCGGCATGGGCGTGACGCTCGAACGCCCGGCGACGAAGGATTGGTCCGGCGACGAGCGTCCGGAGCAGATCCATTCCCAAACCGTGGAATGGGCGGCATGGATCCTCTACGCCTGGCCGGTCCTGCGTGAGTGGCTCCCCCAATCCTTTTACGACAAGGTCCGCGACTTCGCCTTCGCCGAGTGGGGGAAATCGTCCGGCATGGGCACCACCACCCGGGCGGATGACGACCCCTCGTCGCTGGAAATCGATCCCCTCTGGCACGCTTCCACGTATGGCACCGTGGACAAAAGCCCGTTCAAGGGCCGTCACGCTCCGGCCCACTCGATCTGGCCGAATCTCCTCATGTATCAGGTCGCCCTCAGGGAGGGACGCCCGGACGCCCCCATCTATCTGCAGGCCGCGAAAACCCAGACCCAATGGCTGATCGACAACCTCGACTGGAACGATCCGCGCACGACCAAGGGCCACCGCATGTCCGAAAACAAGACCATGCCGGGGCTCGTCTATTTTCTCCGGACTTATCCTACTGAAGCCCCCTCCGGCCTCGCCGCGAAGATCGAGCAATGGGCGGACATCATGATCGCCCGTTCCGCGAATGGATATGACTTCCGCCGCTATGACACCACCGATTGGTCGATCCCGGCGGCAAGCCAGAAATGGAACGAGCCGGGAAACCTCGCCGGCTTCCCCGCCTGCGCGCTCGCCGCCGCGTCCACGCTCGGTCATGCCCCGGCGAAGCAACAACGCCTCCGTCAGATTTCCTGGGCGGCCATCGACTGCCTCTTCGGCAGGAATCCACTCCGGGCCGCATCCCCCGGCAGACCGGTCACCCTCGCGGATGGCAAACCGGGAGGCTTTCCGGACGTGGAGCGCGGCTGGCCGCAGCTCTACACCGGGCAGGCCGCCTATCTGGAAAGCGCACGCGGTGCCCTCTGTTCCGGCCCCGGCAGCGAACATTTCCCCAACAACCCCGACGCCGCTCTCCGCCACCCGGAGCCATGGACCAACTTCAACGCCGCGTGGAACCTGTCCCTCGCCTACATGGCCGCGGACCTGGATGGCACGCAGGACACCCACCGTATCCCCCTTGCCTACACCGGCCCCGCCGACGGGGATCTGGACAACGACCGGATACCGGATCTGATCCACCACGCCTCCACCGGTCTTCACAGGACCTTCCAGGATCCGGTCCTCCTTACCGGCCCCACCCTGGAAGTACTCCACAACCTCCAGGCCTATGATGCGGAACTGACTGTGGAATGGACGACCTCCCTGCGCGCCGACGGCTGGCATCCCGCGACCTTCAGCGAGGCCGGGGACATCCCCCACAATGACGGCACGCTCACCCGCCGCTGGGATCTGCCCGCAGGAGAGCCGAAGCTTTTCTACCGCCTCAGGGCCACCCGCTGA